The following is a genomic window from Nicotiana tabacum cultivar K326 chromosome 3, ASM71507v2, whole genome shotgun sequence.
AATGCGTTCGCGGTCATCTGAATAAGGCATTCATGCCTTATGCCTCCTTTGATGATACGGATCTTGGCGTTCCGATCTGGGCCAGCCGTGTTGACCGAGAGAATGGTCTTTTTTCATGCCATCTCGATCGACGTGTGGAATCCTCTAAAGATTCGAGAGGCGGGCATGACTTGGTCCGGCAGTGCAAGCCGCCCTATCATCCTCGGCCCGACGATGTTGCTCGAGCCACCTGAATTcatgagcacatgttttatttgaaatggaTTGAATGAAGAAGAGGGTGACCAGGCGTTGGTGTGAGGCTGAGACACTATATCGGCGTCCTCTTTGCTGAACGTGAGGGCATCCTCGGGAATACATCCCCGGATTCGCTTTTCTTTGGTGACGGGCATTTTTACCCTCCTTTTTATAAGTTCTGGGAGATTATCGTCGCTCCCCCACTATCATGGTAATATGTCGCGTCCCACTCGCTTCGTTCCTCTCGGTCGCCTTCATTACTCGGAACTGAACTTGAGCCCGATCGCTCGACAGTTCTCGGCAGTGATGTTTATTGAGTAGCTTGGCTTTTTCCCTTCTGAGCTGGTGGCCATCTTTGGCCCCATGGCCGTGTGTATTATATAGTTCACATACCAAGCTATGATTCCTCTGAGAGGTATCCGACTGAACAGGCCTGGGCCCTTTGGTGTCCCCGATTTTGCTGACGGTGAACACGATGTCTAATATAGCGATGCTCAAATTGTATCCTGATGGGCGAGACGCCCTCACTGGCCTTGTGTCCCCATCGAATCTGTCTCTATTGACGATTCCTCGAGGATATTGTCCTCGATCCATTCCCCGATCGTAGCGAGGTAGGTTGCGTCTCGAGGCATTCTTCATATCTGCAGCGTACGACTGGTGTCTCTCCTTGTTTGGCATCAGTTTCTTTGCCAGGGGCCTTCTTGGGTATACTGAGTCCGAGGGGGCTCCCGACTGATCGTCCACGACCCTTATTTGCGACTGGTGCCAGATGAGGGCGTCCGACCAGGTCTTGGCTGGATACCCGATCATGTTTTGTTTTAACTGCCTTGAAATCACCGGGCTTTGATTGTTTAGgctttgagtgaaggcctgcaccgccCAGTCGTCTGGGATCGGGAGTAGTTCCATTTGTTCCATCTAGGGACGAGGTGCAAATTCTATAAAtatttcattctccctttgctcAATCTCGGATGTGTCAGGCTTTCTCATCGTTGTTTCGATGGCACCGGTGCGTGCCTTCATAAAGGAATCCACCAGTATGGTAAGTGAGTTTATGGGGTTGGGATCTAGGCTATGATGCCGCATCATGGCCCTCTTAGATGGCATTTCTCCAAGCCTCTTCAATAAGACGGGCTTGGTCTCATCATCTTGTGTGTCATAGCCTTTCGCTGCGCATGTATAGGCAGTGATGTGTTCATTGGGATCTGAGGTCCTGttgtactttgggagttctggcattctgaacttctttggaatggatTTCACAGCTGCTTCCTCTGGGAATGGCCATTGCACGAACTTCCTCGAATCTACACCCTTTAGGATCAGGGGCGCGCCCGAGATTTGGTCGACTCTGAAGTTATAAGCTTTgacctttttatcgttggctgctatcaatttctcgcctgactcgatccttttggtgaggtcctccagCATTTTCACGATGGCAGGATCGGCTACTGATCTGTTGTTACTTGACCTCTCCGGTACCTATTCGGCCGGGGGAGTAGTTTTCGGTACTACTATGCTGTGAGTCTTCaggtggctttgcaactgagagatagccaactgttgtgcctgcaacatttcaaaaatatcatgaagactaacttcctgtacTTCTCGAGCTGGGGTTTTTTGGATTTCCTGTCGGTCGCCATGTTGTATGCTTCTGtgggtgtgtgaggtttcgtcgacctaCTGCGTGTCTTGTGAACCCGTGCCCACTGGAATCGGTCCAGGTGCGTTATCGGGGTTCTATGGTGGCGCATCAATGACTAGAACAGGCACACCATTTTCTCCGTAATTTTCAAGGTAGTCATTCTCACCTttgtttaccgagccagacattttaatctgaaatcaaaagatcttggacaagaaaaagcgtgaaagataactttcgtttgtgtaatgaaaccagaaagaaaataatcactattatttttagccccacggtaggcgccaaactgtttaccgtgaaaaatggtaacaacaattaaatttgtaaatgaaactctaaaaatatgtgatctatttttatgctagtttgttagagtagttgatgctaggcgtatggagtttaatgatgaaatacaagttaaaataaggtagtaatcaaaccgaggggcttgctaccCGGGCTTCGGACTTGGTCGATGAAAGGTCTTGAAGTCGATacggctcgggctcgagctatcagGGGTAGCCGGGAAGAGGATAACAATTAGGATATAATCTAAGAAGGCTCTTTATAGCCAATATCACGTAGCAAATGAAGAACAATTATATAAGTAATAGATGGAAATAAtagcctcgagcgagtaagttagagagaaaagatatatattattgatcgtgtgtagaatggttggagcaacggaagccccttacaaagtggtgaggactccctttatataggaggagaatccTATGATAGTACAAAGTATATTAATtgtaaaagcatggagatgggacggctagatgcGATGTCTCGATAAAGGCTCCGGGTAGGCCGGCTCAGTCAGACTTAGCCGCGTGCCTTGGGAATTTCCCGTTTTGCTCTAACCTCGATCTTCGTTTTCTTTGAgacgggcctcgacgagcccaaGGAAGGGAACTCGGCCGCGACTCCACGTCCTTGGGGCCTCGAGACATTCTTCTGAAgtgacttgatagcaagaaattaggtcctctgatttcgccgcatacaacCAGAAAATCTTCAGCAATGGCCTAAGTCCATTTTTCAACCCGTTGAGCATCAGAAACACACCGAGCCCCCTGGACCTTaactaaacataccaaccaatcctaaaacaccataaaaacttagtcgctccctcaaatcacatcaaacaacactaaaaaacACAATTCATCCTCCAATCCAAACCTAATTAAcatgaaacttccaaattcgataaccgatgccgaaaccaaccaaaccacgtccgattgacccaaaattttgcacacaagtcataatcaatatTACGGAGCTATTTCAagttccggaatcggattccgaccccgatatcaaaaattccactaacggtccaaatctctaaaaattcgactttcgccatttcaatcctaaataagctatggacctccaaaacacaatccggatacgcccctaagcccaaaacgCCCAACGGCACTAACGGaatcgacggaactccattccggagtcgtcttcacagaGTTCTGACTAcaatccaaattctaagacttaagcctcCGTTTAGgtaactaagtgtcccaaacacttccaaaaacTAAAATGAAACCTTCCGGCAAgttaaaatagtagaaataaatatgcaaaaatgcagttaatagggtatcgaggctctaactctcaaaacgactggtcggatcgttacatgaaCTCTCCTCTAGCTTATTGAGACCAATGGATCCCTTTCTAGTTATGTTGTTGCAAAGACATCCTACATTACTAAACTTTCTCATTAGGACTGACGCATCTGTTTTTCCTACCTATCTGCTTTATTATCGTTTCACTTGTGGACATCTGTTGTTCGAAGAGAGTATGAAAAACAAAGggattataattttaatttttttttttttgaagcaaGAAACAGTAACTGTGTCATCTTGGACAATAGGCGTTTGGATAATATTTggtagaaggaaaaaaaaagtgtttgaagttaaagtaaaaacaaaataGCAGATACTAGAATATCATTTATCAATCACTCAAattataaaagaataaaaaaactTCAATTCTAATTGGCCCTAATTAGTCTCATCCTATATTTTGATAAAAGGCAATTGGAAAGTTGAAACTATAACTATTTCCTTGTATCTTCAGGACTAAGAAATTAGTAGCTACATGGACTATACCATGAATTTCCAACCATATTCCTAGGAATCCACTATCTCCTCTACGCATTAAACAAAGACCTGTACCAACTTGTTTTCTGTCTCCACATTCATTTGTCAATTCATATACTTCAAGTCTACGCCCTTGACTCCCCACCCTGCTTCACCCCTTCCTCTCGGGCAATTCCAATTACTAAAGAGAAAAGATGATCCCAGAGCAGTTCCAGAAGAGGCTTAATGCCTTTTACATAAATTGGATCCAACACAAGAAACAACTATGGGGAAATTCTGATGTTGTGGTTATTCACACCCCACCAAAATTGGCCAAGTTCTGCAATCCAAAATCATCCTCCTTCTTTTTATGGCTCTTAGGTGATGACTTTACCGATACAACTGTAATCTTCACTCCTTATGGAATTTACTTCCTCTGTACCCATAAAAGCTTTTCCAAGCTCCGTGAATTTTGCTCTTGTGTCACGTTGACACAGAAAATCCCAACATCAGTTCAACTGAAAGACAAGACCGATGATGGATTCTTGATCATTGATGCTACGATACGTGACGCTAGAAATATTCGTAACGAGAAGGCCTTTCTCGATGTTGATAAGGAGTGTCCGTTTGTGGTTGGTTACGTAGAAGGCGAGTACCCAAAATCGAAGCTTTTCTTGAATTGTATTAATAAGTTAGAACCAACTAAGTATCAGGGCGCCACTGTCAATTTTGGTCTTGATGTGATGTTTAACGTGGCTGATGAACAAAGTGTTGGACCCTCCGCGCGTTTGGATGAGAAATTGGTCTCAATATCAAAGGAAAACGAAGCTAACCAGTCACGTAAATCTGAAGAAAAGAATATATTGCAGGAGTCTTGTTCACTTATGGACTATGATTTGGAGCATAAATTGCAATTAGATGATCCAGTCAATTATTTGTCAAGCAAACTAGAAGAAAACAAGATATTACTTGAGAAGGAGAAAGTTTATATTGCGACGTCGACTTCACTGATGGATGGTACAATATCAGGAGATGATTTCACTGGCAGCTTGAGGAAGGATTCTGTAGTTATGGATCATGACGATGATGAAGATTGGATGCTAATTGAAGGAAAGGAAGAAGGACAAGAAACAAACGTGGCTAATAAACTCAGCTGGAAAAGGTATTGCTATTAAGAATGTGTCCATCTTTATTGGAGTATTTCATATATTCTGCTGTAGGCTCTAACTTTTAACTCATTGTTTACTGTTTTATTAGGTGGATCACGGATAAAATATCAAAATCATTTGGTCTTAGGGATAAAACGAAGATTAAGGCTTCTTCACACTAATGTGCCTGTGCCTGAGGTCTCTTCTCATTAGTTGCTAGCATCACTTTGTGCGTCCCAGTGCTCCTGCTCTAgtttcgttgttgttgttgtacagtTTGTGATATTGAAGTAAAAATAAACAGGACGGCAAGAGTCCCACATTGAAGTGTGATTAGCAAAGTCATCTTATCTTTTACCGTTAAGACAACTGGTAACAGGCTTGTTATATATGGTAATGCCTCAACCTTACTTTTTTctattcctttttttatttttttattttttatgttctaTCGTCCTTTATCAAATTTCTATTGTAACATTTTTTACCTTCATAAAGTTAAGTTTGTTCATAGTTTCTTGTTCAACTATTTTTCAGATGTGGCTTCTCCGGTTCTCATATACTTTGATGACCTTCCATTTTGTCATATACTTCCTAACTGGTAATCAGGAAGCAACTCCCTCGATGAAATTAGTTTTGCATTTGAAAGAAGCTGTGAGTGATTATGTTAATTTTGTATCGGACGAATACTTTGGTGCGAAAATGTTTACACAAATTGCCCGTACGGCTCTCGTAGTCCCACCTGACTACAAGCCAGCATTCTCTTATCCCACGTTTTCTAGCATGATTTTCTGCCTATGTCGAAGCTTGCCTCAAAGGCTTAGCTTCTTCTGTGCCGCCCGTTTTATGCCAAGGCTTCAGCCTTGT
Proteins encoded in this region:
- the LOC107795473 gene encoding FACT complex subunit SPT16, which translates into the protein MIPEQFQKRLNAFYINWIQHKKQLWGNSDVVVIHTPPKLAKFCNPKSSSFFLWLLGDDFTDTTVIFTPYGIYFLCTHKSFSKLREFCSCVTLTQKIPTSVQLKDKTDDGFLIIDATIRDARNIRNEKAFLDVDKECPFVVGYVEGEYPKSKLFLNCINKLEPTKYQGATVNFGLDVMFNVADEQSVGPSARLDEKLVSISKENEANQSRKSEEKNILQESCSLMDYDLEHKLQLDDPVNYLSSKLEENKILLEKEKVYIATSTSLMDGTISGDDFTGSLRKDSVVMDHDDDEDWMLIEGKEEGQETNVANKLSWKRWITDKISKSFGLRDKTKIKASSH